In Gemmatimonadales bacterium, the genomic window CTGCTCGCTTCGCCGTCTCGGAACTTCCACCTTCAAGAGGGTGGCTGAGGGGAATCGAACCCCCAACCTCTGGAGCCACAGTCCAGCGCTCTGACCGATTGAGCTACAGCCACCGCGCGCCACGCACCCAGCATTGAAAGCTAGTCGGCGGGCCGGAACGCGGTCAACTTCGCGGCCCTAGCGCGCCGTCAGCTCCGCCACCCAGACGTCGCCCTCCCGCCGCCCCGCCGTGTAGTAGAACCGGCGACCGTCGGTCGCCAGCGCGTACCGGTTCGGCTGCTGCTCGCTGTCGCCGAAATTCACCAGCCGGCGCGACGGACCGCCGGTCGCGGGGACCGAGCGGATGGACCATCCGGACGCGTCCCGATACAGGTAGTAGACGGTCCGGGCATCGCGCGACCAGGTGCAGAGGTACGGCCCCGAGTTCTCGTCGGGCCGCGGGACCAGGATCCGGGTCGGGCCGCCGGCGGCCGGTCCCACGCGCAGGCCCTGCGGCGTGATGGCCGCGATCTCGCCGCCCGCCGGCGACCACCGCGCGTACTCCCCCGGCCACAGGTCGTGTCCGCTCCCGTCGGCCAGCCTCAGCACCCGGATGACGTCGCGGTCCTTGGTGACCGACTGGTAGACGAGCGCGCTCCCGTCGGGCGACCAGTGCGTGTCCAGGTCCTCGGCCGGTCCACTGGTCCGCTGCGTCTCCCCGGTGCCGTCGGCGGCGATCGTGAAGAGATCCCGGTTGCCGTTCCGGAGCGAGTGGAACGCGAGCGTACGCCCGTCGGGCGCCCACGCCGGAGCGAAGTCGTCCGCGGGATTGGTGGTCACCTGGATGGGGTCGCCTCCGGCGACCGGCATCCGCCAGATGTCGTAGTTGCCGCCCCGGTTGGAATCGAAGGCGAGCCACCTGCCGTCCGGACTCACGTCGGCCGTCTCGACGGTCTGGTCGCCCAGGGTGACGGGACGCGCCGACGCGCTCGACACCGGCCCTCCCGCCGGGATGTCCATCTCCCAGACGTTCGAGGAGGTCGTGAGCGTGGCGTAGGCCAGGCGACGGCCGTCCCGGCTGAGCGACAGCGAGAAAGCGCCCAACCCCGACGTGACGCGCTGGGGCGGACCGCGTGGCACGCCGGACCGGGAGACGGCCACGCGATACACGTCCCGCGGGCCCTCCCGGCTCGAGATCCACAGGAGGCTCCGTCCGTCGGGCGTCCAGACCGGCGAGACGTTGATCGCCGACGCATCGGCGATCGTCACCGGCGACCCGCCGCCGACCGGAACGACCGCGATGCCGGACTGACCCTCGTTGGCGAAGTACTTCGCGCCGAACACGAAGACCCCGTTCCCGACCGCGACCGCCACCCGCGAGCCGTCGGGCGACCACGAGGGGGAGTGCGCCTGGGGGACCGTGGCCAGCAGCGTCGGCGGGCCTCCGCGCAGGCTCTGGAGGTAGATGGACCCGAGCGGCCACTTCCGCACGTACACCAGGCGCTGACCGTCCGGGGACCAGTCGAAGCCCGCGATCGGCGGACCGTCGGTGATCGATCCCGAATCCGGGGGCACTCGCGCGAGGAGGCGCGGGGCCCCGCCCAAAGCGGGCACCGCCGCGATGGTCCCGTCGGCCGTTTCGTAGGCGACCCGCGTGCCGTCGGGGGACCAGCGCGGCCAGCGATGGTGCATGGTGGTGTCGTCGGTCAGCCGCACCGTGCGGCCGCCGCTCACCTGGCGCACGTAGATCTGCATCCGCGTGGGCGGGCCGGCCGCGTACGCCACCATGGATCCGTCGGGCGAGATCGCGGCGTCGATCTCCAGGCCGGGGTCGAGCGTGACCTGCGTCGTGGCGCCGAAGACGATGGCCGTGCGTCCGCCGCGGAACAGCAGCGCGCCCGCCGCCCCCACGACGACCACGGCGCCTGCCGCGAGCACGGGCACGAGCCGGCGGCGGGGTCGCCGCCCGGATGCGGCCGCCGGGGCGCGGCGCTGCCCGAGCGCCTCGGCGAACTGCGCGACCGGGTTGAACCGGTCCGCGGGGTTCTTGGCCAGCGCGCGCTGCAGCACGCCGGCGATCTCGTCCGGGACGGCCGGACGGATCTGAGTGATCGAGCGCGGCTCCGCCGCCAGGTGCTGGTGGATCACGCTCTCCACCGTGGGCCCGGTGAACGGCGGCTGCCCGGCCAGCATCTCGTACAGGACGCAGCCCAGCGCGTAGAGGTCGCTGCGGCCGTCCAGGTCGCGATCCCCCGCCGCCTGCTCCGGGCTCATGTACGAAGGCGTGCCGATCGCCATTCCCGTCTCGGTCAGCCGCGCGCCGCCCGCGGCGTCGACGGCCCGGGCGATGCCGAAGTCGGCCACCACGGCGTGCCCGCTCTGGAGCATGATGTTCTCGGGCTTGATGTCACGGTGAATGACGCCGCGGGTGTGAGCGTAGGACAGCGCGTCGGCCACCTCCCGCGCGACCTTCATCGCGTCGTCGAGCGGGAGCTGCTTCTCGCGCCGGATGCGGTCCCGCAGCGACTCGCCCTCGACGTACGGCATGACGTAGAACAGGACGCCGTCCGCCTCCCCCGAATCGTAGAGCGGCAGGATGTGCGGATGGCTGAGCCCGGCGGCGATCTCGATCTCGCGGAGGAAGCGCTCGTGGCCGAGCGCCGCGGCCAGCTCGGGCCGCAACGCCTTCAGGGCGACGGCCCGGTGGTGCTTGAGGTCGTGCGCGAGGTACACCGTCGCCATCCCGCCGGCACCGACCTCGCGCTCGATGCGGTAGCGGTCGCGGAGCGCCGCCGTCAGGCGCTCCACGAACTCCGGCACCGGCTCGTGCCCGCTCACCGGCGCGTCCGGATCACGGGTGCGCCCGCCGCTGCAGGCCGCGGTAGCGATGGTACCAGCTCGACGTCTTCCGCCAGAACCCGAAGCGATCCGTTCCCGGAAAGACCTGCACCCGCCGGATCTCGAGCAGGTCCTCCCCGATCCGGAGCGGCCCGCTGTCCGAGGCCACCCCGAACGCGTAGCCGGCGCGCTCGGCCGCGTCCTTCACCGCCGCGTCCACCGCGCCGTACGGATAGCAGACGGACAGCACCGGCCGGCCGGTGCGCTCCGCGATCGCCCGCCGCGAGCCCTCCAGCTCGGCGGCCAGCCGGTCGGCGCCGAGGCCGGTGAGCCGCGCGTGGCTGAGGGTGTGGGAGCCGAACTCGATCCCGTGCTCCTGCATCTCGCGGATCTGGTCGCCGGCCAAGAGCGGCACCTGCGGCTCGCCCTGCGCCGCGTCCCAGAGGTTCGCCGTCACGTTGCGGTCGCCGATCAGGAACACCACGGCGCTCATGCCGTGCTCGCGCAGCAGCGGGAAGGCGTTGGTGTGGTTGTCGGCGTAGCCGTCGTCGAAGGTGAGGATCACCGGGCGCCGGGGGAGCGCGGAGCCGCCGGCCAGGTAGGCGCCGTAGTCCCCGAAGGTGATCGTGGTGTAGCCGCGCCGCGCCAGCGAGGCGAGCTGCGCGGCGAACCGCTGGCGCGTCACCCAGATCCCGTGCCGGCTCGCCGGCGGCGCGTCCACGATCCGGTGGTACATCAGGACCGGGATCCGCCGCCGTGACTTCGCGGCCCGCGCGCGCCGGTACACCTCCTCGATGCGCCGCCAGGTCTCGCGCACGTCGTAGTGCCGCTCGACGAACGCGCGGCCCCACGCCGCGAGGCGGCACCGCCGCTCGGCGTCGCGCAGCAGCGCCACGGCGTCCGCGGCCATCCGCGCCCGGTCGGTGTCGCGCCGCACGCCCGAGTCGCCGAAGTTGGTGTTGCGGCACTCGTCCGCCGTCGCCTCCTCCGCGACGCCCACGTAGTGCGTCTCGCCGTGCGCGAGGACCGGCCGGCCCATGGCCAGCGCGTTGAGCGCGCTCCGCCCGGCGCCGATCACCACGTCGGCCGCCGCCAGCGCGCCGCGCACGTCGCTCTGGTGGCCCAGATACCGCACCCGCTCGCTCCCCAGCCGGCGGTTGGTCTGCGCCACCAGCTCCGGGAAGT contains:
- a CDS encoding protein kinase, with protein sequence MSGHEPVPEFVERLTAALRDRYRIEREVGAGGMATVYLAHDLKHHRAVALKALRPELAAALGHERFLREIEIAAGLSHPHILPLYDSGEADGVLFYVMPYVEGESLRDRIRREKQLPLDDAMKVAREVADALSYAHTRGVIHRDIKPENIMLQSGHAVVADFGIARAVDAAGGARLTETGMAIGTPSYMSPEQAAGDRDLDGRSDLYALGCVLYEMLAGQPPFTGPTVESVIHQHLAAEPRSITQIRPAVPDEIAGVLQRALAKNPADRFNPVAQFAEALGQRRAPAAASGRRPRRRLVPVLAAGAVVVVGAAGALLFRGGRTAIVFGATTQVTLDPGLEIDAAISPDGSMVAYAAGPPTRMQIYVRQVSGGRTVRLTDDTTMHHRWPRWSPDGTRVAYETADGTIAAVPALGGAPRLLARVPPDSGSITDGPPIAGFDWSPDGQRLVYVRKWPLGSIYLQSLRGGPPTLLATVPQAHSPSWSPDGSRVAVAVGNGVFVFGAKYFANEGQSGIAVVPVGGGSPVTIADASAINVSPVWTPDGRSLLWISSREGPRDVYRVAVSRSGVPRGPPQRVTSGLGAFSLSLSRDGRRLAYATLTTSSNVWEMDIPAGGPVSSASARPVTLGDQTVETADVSPDGRWLAFDSNRGGNYDIWRMPVAGGDPIQVTTNPADDFAPAWAPDGRTLAFHSLRNGNRDLFTIAADGTGETQRTSGPAEDLDTHWSPDGSALVYQSVTKDRDVIRVLRLADGSGHDLWPGEYARWSPAGGEIAAITPQGLRVGPAAGGPTRILVPRPDENSGPYLCTWSRDARTVYYLYRDASGWSIRSVPATGGPSRRLVNFGDSEQQPNRYALATDGRRFYYTAGRREGDVWVAELTAR
- a CDS encoding polysaccharide deacetylase family protein → MNILHVLSQREVTGAERFAASLIRQQARAGHRVTVVSDTLHTEMDAEYVSLPLDRRGYVRRVRNVVALRRVIRGRGIHLVHAHSRAASWVAFFATRCSRVPLVSTLHMLQPRHASVRFSVYGEAVTAVSPTVEANALQVLRLPRSRLHLVPNGVDLELYRPGSSPAEARRALGLRAEGPVVALVGRLSGPRGAVARFVVWDVFPRVLEEVPGATLIVVGGMRGTADFPELVAQTNRRLGSERVRYLGHQSDVRGALAAADVVIGAGRSALNALAMGRPVLAHGETHYVGVAEEATADECRNTNFGDSGVRRDTDRARMAADAVALLRDAERRCRLAAWGRAFVERHYDVRETWRRIEEVYRRARAAKSRRRIPVLMYHRIVDAPPASRHGIWVTRQRFAAQLASLARRGYTTITFGDYGAYLAGGSALPRRPVILTFDDGYADNHTNAFPLLREHGMSAVVFLIGDRNVTANLWDAAQGEPQVPLLAGDQIREMQEHGIEFGSHTLSHARLTGLGADRLAAELEGSRRAIAERTGRPVLSVCYPYGAVDAAVKDAAERAGYAFGVASDSGPLRIGEDLLEIRRVQVFPGTDRFGFWRKTSSWYHRYRGLQRRAHP